Genomic DNA from Haloplanus aerogenes:
CCACGCTCGTCGAGAACGGGCACCAGATTCGGTTCTACCGCGGCCAGCGCCAGAGCCTCAACGAGTCGCTCCGCTCGGCCGACGCTTTCCTCGTCGCCAGCCCCCAGCGGCGCTACACGAGCGACGAACTCGCGGGCGTCGAGGCCTTCACCGACGCCGGCGGACGCGTCCTCGTGATGGGCGACCCGCCGTCCGTGCAGGCCTCCGGCGGCCTCCTGTTCGGCCTCGGCAGCCTCCAGCCCACCGCCCCGCGCACGACGGCGCTCGGATCGACCTACGGGGTGGCGTACGGCTCCGGCTACCTCTACAACATGGACGAGAACGACAACAACTACAAGAGCATCTACGCCCGGCCGACGGCTGACACCGATCTCACCGCTGGCGTCGACCGCGTCGTGATGCGCGAGGCCGTTCCGCTCCGGACGACCGGCGCCACGCGTGCACTCGTCGGCACCGACGGCACGCACCTGTCGACGACCCGCGATCCCGGGCAGTACGCGGTGCTCGCCCGGAGCGGCAACGTCACCGCGGTCGGTGACACCGACTTCGTCACCCGCGAGAACGCCTACGACGCCGACAACGACGTGTTGATCGGCAACCTCGCGGACTTCCTCGTGAGCGGCGACAAGCGCCCCGGCGCGCCGAGGCCGCCCGGTGCGGACCAGCCGCAGCGACCGCCGGCGGGTGGCGAGAGCGGCGGTGGTGGGCAGCCGACCCCGCCGCCGACCCCGGCGCCCGCCTGACGCCGGTGTCGTTCGCCCAATCGTAGCATATTTCGGCGTCGGCCGCCGGACTGGTAGTATGCCACCGTTCACCACATCGCGCCGTCGACTGCTGCGATGGGTGGGAGCGGCGGGTGCTGCCGGCCTCGCCGGCTGTGCCGGCGGCTCCGGTGACGGTTCGGAACTCGTCGCGACCCTCGGCGCCGACGTGAGCACGTACGATCCGACACAGGCCAACGACACCACGTCACGCAAGGCCTTCGGCCTCGTCTACGAACCGCTCGTCTCCGTCGACTTCGAGGGTACCGTCCGCCCGACGCTCGCCACCGCGGTCGACCAGCGGGACGACCGCACCTGGCGCATCTCCCTCCGCGAGGGCGTCACCTTCCACGACGGGAGCGACCTCACCGCCGCCGACGTGGTCGCTACCTTCGAGCGCTACGAGGGCACGCCCCGCGAGTCCGACGTGTACCTCTGGTACGACGACGCGACCATCCGCGACGACTACACGCTCGACGTGACCCTCTCGGAACCCTACGCCCCGTTTCAGCTCTCCCTCGGTGGCGTCCCAATCGTCCCAGAAGCGGCCGCGACGGACGCCCTCGACCTCTCGAACGGTCCCGTGGGCACCGGCCCGTACGCCTTCGATACGCACGAACCCGACCGACTCTATCGACTCGTCCGCAACGACGACCACTGGTACGGAGGGGAGGGCGAAGCCGATGACGGCGACGGCGTCCCGGACACTCCGCCCATCGAGACCCTCACCTTCCGCATCATCGTCGAACAGTCCTCGCAGGTGGCCGCCCTCCGGGCCGGCGACATCGACCTCGCCAACAACCCGCCGGCCGACGCGGTGGCCGACCTGCGCGCCGACGACGCCATCACCGTCTCCGAACGCCTCGCCGGCGGGTTCGAGATGCTCGTCTTCCCTCTCGCCACCTCACCGTTTTCGAACCGCGACGTGCGCGAGGGTATCGCCCGCCTCGTCCCCAGACAGGAGATCATCGACTCGGTGTACGGTGGCATCGGTCAGCCGGCGTACGCCCCGATCTCGCCGCTCCTCTCCGACTACACCTCCGAGTCGTTCCTGCAGGAGATGGGAGAGGAGTACATGCGCTACGACCCCGAGCAGGCCCGCGAGTTGCTGGAGCGGGGCTTTTCCGCCCTCGACATCTCGCCGCCGTACGAGACGACCATCGTCACCAACGAGACGGGCGACCGGGTGCGGTGGGCGCAACTCGTCCGCGACGAACTGAACCGGACCGACTACTTCGACGTGTCCCTCGAACAGTTCGAGTGGAACACGTACGTCGGGCGCGTGCTCGCCGGTGACTCCCACCGCTCCGACGCCATGATGGCGCTCGGCTGGTCCGGTGGCTGGGACCCCGACACCTACCTCCGCAGCGTGTTCCACGGCGAGCAGTCGACGCCCTCGTGCTGTAACGCCGCTCACTACGCCAACGACGAGGTGGACCGCCTCCTGGACGAGGCGCTCACCGTCTACGACACCGCGGAGCGCCGCGAACTCTACGAACAGGCCCAGCGCCGCATCGTCTCCGACGCCCCCGTCGCCTTCGTCCGGTTCGGTACGCGAATCGAGGCGTTCCGCTCCGACACCGTCGAGGGATTTCGCACCTACCCCCTCGACTCCGGGGAGTTCACCGCCATCTACGCGCCGTGGGCGAACACCTACACCTCCCTCGGGGGCGGATAGCCGCCGATGTCGCTCCGGCGTTACGTCCTCCGGCGGACGCTCCTCACCCTCCCCATCCTCTTCGGCGTCTCCGTGCTCACGTTCAGCCTCGTCAAACTCCTGCCGGGCACGCCCGTCGATTACGTCCTCCAGTTTCAGGAGGCGACGCCCGAACTCCGGGCGTCGCTCCGCGCCCAGTACCACCTCGACGAACCGCTCTGGCGACAGTACCTGCTCTGGCTGAACGACGTGCTCCATCTCGATTTCGGTGACCGGGTCGTCTCCGACCGCAGCGTCCGCGCCGCCATCGCCGAGCGCCTCCCCGAGACGCTCGTTCTCGGCGGCGTCGCTTTCCTGATCGCCCTCCTCGTCGGCGTCCCGGCCGGCGTCCTCGCCGCCGTCCGTCGCGGGACGCTCGTCGACGAGGGGAGTCGCGTCGTCGCCCTCGCCGGCATCGCCACCCCGAACTTCTGGCTCGGCCTCCTGCTCATCCTCCTGTTCGGCGTCCACCTGAACCTCGTGAGCGTCATCCCACCCATCGCCCCGCTGTTCGCCCCCGAGTCGCTCGCCTTCCTCGTCCTCCCGGCCATCACCCTCGGCACCGCCTCGGCCGCGCTCTTTACTCGCCTCACCCGCTCGGCCGTCACCGAACAACTCCGGCAGGAGTATGTCCGCACCGCCCGCGCCAAGGGGCTGGACGAACGGACCGTGGTCGTCAAACACGTCCTCCGCAACTCGCTCATCTCGGTCGTTACCGTCGCCGCCGTACAGGTCGCCTTCCTCCTTGACGGCGCCGTCGTCATCGAGCGAGTGTTCTCGTGGCCCGGCCTCGGTCGTCTGCTCGTTCGCGCCATCCTCCAGCGTGACTTCCCCGTCGTGCAGGCGGTGGTGTTGCTCGTCGCCACGGCCGTGGTTCTCGCCAACCTGCTCGCGGACGTACTGTACGCCTGGCTCGATCCCCGCATCGCCTACTGATCATGTCCAGAAATCCACTCGACGGCCGTGGCCGCCTCCGTGTGCGTGGGTTCGGGAGCGACGCGGACGAGAGGGATTCGGATGCCGAGACGACTGCCACCGTCGACACCCCCACGACCGACCGCTGGCGCCGCGCCTGGACTCGATTCCGCCGTGACCGCGCCGCCGTCGCCGGACTCGCCGTCATCGTCGTCATGGCTCTCCTCGCCGTCTTCGCTCGGCCCGTCGAGGTGGCTGGCGTCGTCGTCCAACCGGTCGCGCTGGCGCCGTACGACCCCGGCGCCTCGGGTGTCGCCCCCGCCTACCGTCCGCCCTCCCTGTCCCACCCCTTCGGCACCGACTGGGCCGGCCGCGACGTGTTCTCCCGCGTCCTCTACGGCGGGCGCTACAGCCTCTCCATCGGTGTCGTCGCCGTCGGCCTCGCCCTCCTCGTCGGCGTCCCCCTCGGCGCCGTTGCGGGCTACGCCGGCGGCTGGGTCGACGAGACCATCATGCGACTGGTCGACGTGCTCTACGCCTTCCCCTTCCTCGTTCTCGCCATCGCGCTCGTCGCGGTGTTCGGGCAGGGGTTCTGGAAACTCGTCGTCGCGCTCGTCGCCGTCGGCTGGATCAGCTACGCCCGCCTCATCCGGGGCGAGGTGTTGAGCGTGAGCGAACGCGACTACGTGCTGGCGGCGCAAGCCCTCGGCGCGAGCGACGGCCACATCCTCCGGCGCCACGTCGTCCCCAACGCCATCGCCCCCGTCATCGTGCAGGCGACGCTCAACGTCGGCACCGTCGTCCTCTCGGCGGCGGCGCTCGGCTTCCTCGGCCTCGGCCTCGAACCCGGCACCGCGGAGTGGGGGTCGATGCTCTCCGCCGGCCGCGACACCCTCGTCGGCGGCGAGTGGTGGGTCACCGTCTTCCCCGGCCTCGCCATCTTCCTCTTTGTCCTCTCGATCAACCTCGTCGGCGACGGCGTCCGGGACGCCCTCGACCCCGACGCCGACACCGACCGCTACCGCACCCGGGAGGCGCGCTGATGGCGCTGTTGGAAGTCGAGGATCTCGACGTGCGCTTCTACACCGAGGGCGGCGTGGTGCAAGCCGTCGACGACCTCTCCTA
This window encodes:
- a CDS encoding ABC transporter substrate-binding protein, whose protein sequence is MPPFTTSRRRLLRWVGAAGAAGLAGCAGGSGDGSELVATLGADVSTYDPTQANDTTSRKAFGLVYEPLVSVDFEGTVRPTLATAVDQRDDRTWRISLREGVTFHDGSDLTAADVVATFERYEGTPRESDVYLWYDDATIRDDYTLDVTLSEPYAPFQLSLGGVPIVPEAAATDALDLSNGPVGTGPYAFDTHEPDRLYRLVRNDDHWYGGEGEADDGDGVPDTPPIETLTFRIIVEQSSQVAALRAGDIDLANNPPADAVADLRADDAITVSERLAGGFEMLVFPLATSPFSNRDVREGIARLVPRQEIIDSVYGGIGQPAYAPISPLLSDYTSESFLQEMGEEYMRYDPEQARELLERGFSALDISPPYETTIVTNETGDRVRWAQLVRDELNRTDYFDVSLEQFEWNTYVGRVLAGDSHRSDAMMALGWSGGWDPDTYLRSVFHGEQSTPSCCNAAHYANDEVDRLLDEALTVYDTAERRELYEQAQRRIVSDAPVAFVRFGTRIEAFRSDTVEGFRTYPLDSGEFTAIYAPWANTYTSLGGG
- a CDS encoding ABC transporter permease; its protein translation is MSRNPLDGRGRLRVRGFGSDADERDSDAETTATVDTPTTDRWRRAWTRFRRDRAAVAGLAVIVVMALLAVFARPVEVAGVVVQPVALAPYDPGASGVAPAYRPPSLSHPFGTDWAGRDVFSRVLYGGRYSLSIGVVAVGLALLVGVPLGAVAGYAGGWVDETIMRLVDVLYAFPFLVLAIALVAVFGQGFWKLVVALVAVGWISYARLIRGEVLSVSERDYVLAAQALGASDGHILRRHVVPNAIAPVIVQATLNVGTVVLSAAALGFLGLGLEPGTAEWGSMLSAGRDTLVGGEWWVTVFPGLAIFLFVLSINLVGDGVRDALDPDADTDRYRTREAR
- a CDS encoding DUF4350 domain-containing protein, coding for MSAPKSRLAVVFVVIVAAIVGGAAVAPYALGSADDGDSDPVSVENQQFQPGTILPDETTEEGEISMESDATGKTVLVDVGHENGISKTQLEPLLSTLVENGHQIRFYRGQRQSLNESLRSADAFLVASPQRRYTSDELAGVEAFTDAGGRVLVMGDPPSVQASGGLLFGLGSLQPTAPRTTALGSTYGVAYGSGYLYNMDENDNNYKSIYARPTADTDLTAGVDRVVMREAVPLRTTGATRALVGTDGTHLSTTRDPGQYAVLARSGNVTAVGDTDFVTRENAYDADNDVLIGNLADFLVSGDKRPGAPRPPGADQPQRPPAGGESGGGGQPTPPPTPAPA
- a CDS encoding ABC transporter permease, which produces MSLRRYVLRRTLLTLPILFGVSVLTFSLVKLLPGTPVDYVLQFQEATPELRASLRAQYHLDEPLWRQYLLWLNDVLHLDFGDRVVSDRSVRAAIAERLPETLVLGGVAFLIALLVGVPAGVLAAVRRGTLVDEGSRVVALAGIATPNFWLGLLLILLFGVHLNLVSVIPPIAPLFAPESLAFLVLPAITLGTASAALFTRLTRSAVTEQLRQEYVRTARAKGLDERTVVVKHVLRNSLISVVTVAAVQVAFLLDGAVVIERVFSWPGLGRLLVRAILQRDFPVVQAVVLLVATAVVLANLLADVLYAWLDPRIAY